GTCTATCCTTAGAGTGACTATTGGTAATGCAAAGCCTACATTATTATGTTTACTTTTTGAAAAAACAGAGAAACTTGGAAATAGaccacttttatattttatacatttggcTGATCTTAGTTTTGAAGTAAAAGCTGCAATTCACAAGATAAATGGGGCCATTTTTTCATACTGCCACAGCAAAAGGCCTACTGCAATTTGCTGTCTTTTCTAAAaggtaaaaatgttttattgtaacacaaacacaaaaaacgatatattttcctgtaaaaatTCTGAACGATTTAGATTCTGACTTTAACATAGTAAATTGAAATGAGAGGCCTAGACCAACCCTAAATCTAACTCTATTCTGAACCAAAACCCTACTTTTCAATTCAGTGCATAATTAAGGTAAATTACCAGGCTTAAACTGTGTCTCTCATTGCAAACTCAACATAAACCGAGCCAACCCTTAAAGCCGGTGCAAACCTCAACACGAACCGTGACCCTGTTCTTACCCTCCTTCACCGTCCTTTTTGGAGATCAGTTGAGGCACACTGTCAGCCCTGGCACATATCACCAGCCTGTTCATTTCCCTCACTTCTTATTATCCCCCAATGTGAAACGTCCGGAGCAGCATAATAACAGACAGAAATGCACAAAAGCGTGCTGATAATAGGTCTAAGGCACTCCCTGGTCTCTCATTAGCAGAACTGTGATTTGTCATTAAGAAAGACGATTTCCCCTCTGCTTAATTTTATCTCACCAGGTCCACACTCCACTGGATGCATTGGGATCACTAGGCCATTCTATTATGCCATTGCCTACTTAGACAGGCAAGCCGAATGAGTCTGAAGCACATCTATCTAAATGTTTGCTGCCGAGCACTGCAGCCTGTCTTGGTGCGTTCCTCAGCCCCGGACCGTGGGACAGCATGCGCAGTTATGGATGAGGTGACACACAGGATAATCATTTAGAGAGAGAAGGAACGAGGTAAACCGCGCAAGGTAAAAAACAAGATTTGTCACCACAtgattattatttcagttatttatCGGGTGGTTTGTTCCTTCAGTAATTGGGTACTTTGGAGTTATGGAGTTATGTCTCAATGTCCAAATAAATTATTGAAGAGGATCAATAATTGAAATCATGTATTCATATTTCACTCCTTCTTGCTGCTTGCCAGCTCAGGTCGTTTTTGTTCGTTATACTCAGTACCAGCACTGAGAGTTGGGAGAGTTAATATAATTGAGGCAGTATGTTCGAAAGGATTAGAGACATTAGGACCAGGAAGGCAGACAGAAATCAGGCTGGTAATTTTTCTACAGAACATCTTCCCAAGGCTGTTGCTGGGTCCGGCGTCCCGGCAGCACTCGCAGTTCATACGTTATGATTTGCTGCTTCTCCAAAGCAATCAAAACccaattgttttcttcaatGGAGCATCCATGCACATAATGCGAAATGCCTTTTATGCAGTATGCAAATGCAGACCCTCATTAGATACTTTCGTTAAGGTTACCTGAGGATGCTGTTGGAGATGAGCAAGGTGCTAAGAAAATGATGCACatacccacacactcacacagacatgGACATGGACATACCCGCTTGCACACAAGAAACTTTATGGAAGAGGTATTGAAATAATGAATCCCAGAGAAGCAAGAATAAATTGTCTTGTTGACAGGTTTGTTTGCGCAAGGAGGTTACAGCctcagaaaaatgaaaactgttcaTTTGTTTTGCTTAGCTATACACAGTCCCCAGAGGTGCGTCCTTTTAACAACATTAATATGTGATAATGAGCTAAAGACCTAAGTGGTGCTCTGTCACAACATGGCGTTCTTgggaattgaaaacaaaaacagatcagCAAACAAGTGCATGAACAGGTATTTGGAGTGAAATCACTGCTGCAATTAGAAGACAATTTTTACTTTCTTCTGTCCAATGGGTTGCTTTCCCCTGTAATTGTCATGTTTTCCTATCCCAATCTTTTGATGTTCTTGGCCATGGGCTCCAATTAGTGCCCAGACCTTCACACTTGATATGAACCCCTGGGCTTGGACAGCTCTCAAAGCGAGGCTGTTGGAGTCCATATTGGGGGTCGATGTGATTGATTCGCGTgttcattgtttttaattttaatattctaATTTCATCTTAGTCTCTCAGACTGCTAGGCATCAATGCTCCTGAAGCAATGCAAAGATGGCCTCTCAGAGTGGTATTCAAATTCAGTGGTGACAAAAGAAACACAGATCCAAGCTATGAGTGGCAGTAAAACAAGTAATACAATTGCAGTGATACAGACTTTACTCACAAGAATCGTGGGGGATATGTATCCTATCCACTGTACTTCAATAAATGTCACATTTCAACTTTAAGAAGTAAAATATTCTACCAGATAATTCTCCCCATCCACTTTTCCCCTTATTGCAATCCAGATTTATCCCCATCTCTCCCAACTGTTAATATCGTCCATAAAAATAACAGCAGAGTCTCATGTCGCCAGGATTGAATTCCTTCTGCTGTTGGTGGTGACATTGATGAAACACTGGTGCTTAACTCCTCTCCTCCATCACATCAACAGAAGACTTCAATGGAATTACAGACTTATCATCTGCAGCCAGGTGAACATTATTCCATGGGAATCATCTGTGTATTTTGGATACATGTCTGAAATCATTCAGTTGATCTCTCAGCTGTCTATTCCCCTTATAAAACACCAGGCTTGTTTTCCAAATATATCTTCCCTTTTTAATTTCCACCTCATTAGGTTTCTGGTTTTTTTAAtatgtcttcaaataagtagaTGAGCTATTAGTCtgatttcctttttttacttttttaacagAAAGGAAATTGATAATTCCATATATTTCATAAGTCTGCCAAATATTCTGCTTTAACCTACATTCAGACCACTCATCAATAATGCATAAGTGTTTTATTAAGTTCACTAGGGCATGCTGTCTTTATCTTTCACTGTGATACGGTTGTATTCAGAGAGCTATGAAaaccttttctctctcttttttttcttttaaatccatACAGCACAGAAATGGGAAAACAGCAAGTCTGAAGTGCAGAAGAAAGGATTATTACTTGCTAAATGCTGCAAAAACCTCTCTTCTCTGACTCAGTGCCTACTCCTGAGGCACAAGTttgcaataataatgataataatggcaataataataataataaaacagcagTCACAGTTCACAGTTTGGAAAGGGCTAACACTGAGGGATCAAATGGAAGAAAGAACTGTCCACTTGCAgaatacaaaaagaaatcaCAGGGTGGAAAATATAATAAGACAGGTTCCtataaccaaaataaaaaaatgtttacggTCTCTCTAAGGAATATATAATTGAGGTCTAGAAGTTTACAGAGCCTTTTCACTTATTCCAAGCTGAAACCCCAGTGCCATTTCAAGATAGGTCTCACGCAGTGCAAAGAGCAGCTGTCTCTTTCTATATGCTCATACAAGAGCAAGTAACCGACACCTTCGAGGTAGCTTTCTCTAAAGGTAGTGGCAGTTTCTCACAATAACCACCTGTGCGATTCATAGTGAATTTAATTCCTTTTCCAAGCACTCTTGTATGCAGTTTGTCCAGCACACAGTTGCCGAGGGCGCTCCACTACCCTCAGACCACCAACTCGTGCTTagaaaagaaatgaaaacagaaacaacaaattGGTTGCAGTGGAAACACAAAGCAATAGAGCTGCGATGATGAGCCACAGAGAGACATCAAGAAACAATACATGTACACCGATCACTGGGATGCAAGAATCTGATGCACAATCTTCTAATGTTctgctcatatatatatatatatatatatatatatatatatatatatatatatatatatatatatatatatatgcttgctttgtattcaaaacaaaactgaacccATCTGCAAAGGAGATGAAGGAGGGTACAGAAATGGCCCTCATAAATTTAGAGCCATCAGTAGCAACAGCTCCAAGTAAAGCTTTGTACTGACTATTTTGGAGAGGAGAAAATGCGCTGGCTTAAGGGACATTTCAGCTCTTAATATTCGCCTTTCGCCCGGCTGGTTTCGCAGAATACACTTTTGGAACCTGTTAACTCCAGCTCAGGGATATTCTAATCACTATTTCCACTGCATCCTTCTACAATGACTAACTGTGAAGGGCTTTTCCGTGGTGTTCATCCTGAAAAGAAATACTTGTGAAATACAGATTGAATAACTGACATATGGGTCATTATAAATTAAGTAAACCatataacaaaaatgtattgtgacCAAACTACATATTTCCAATAATGGAAACAGTCTTTTCTTCCCCCCCATTGACAGATGTTCAATATGAGCTCTGTGGGTAACGCTGCCAACTAGTTGTGCATCCGTAATATGCAGTTTGATCACAACAAAGTATTGAAATcagtaatattattttgtaataaccctagatatactgtataataaagaaaaagtaacAATGTTCTCTCTTCTAAAAACCTGCAGTGTCAATAGCTGGTGCtccaaaacatacatacatacaccgatcagccataacattatgaccactgacaggtgaagtgaataacactgataatctcgttatcatggcacctgtcagtgggtgggatatatttggcagcaagtgaacattttgtcctcaaagtttatgtgttagaagcaggaaaaatgggcaagcgtaaggatctgagcaactttgacaagggccaaagtgtgatggctagacaactgggtcagagcatctccaaaactgcagctcttgtggggtgttcccggtctgcagtggtcagtacctatcaaaagtggtccaaggaaggagaagcggtgaaccggtgacagggtcatgggctcattgatgcacatggagagcgaaggctggcccgtgtggtccaatccaacagacgagctactgtagctcaaattgctgaaaaagttaatgttggttctgatagaaaggtgtcagaacacacagtgcatcgcagtttgttgcatttgggctgcgtagccacagaccagtcagggtgcccatgctgacccctgtccactgccgaaagcgcctacaatgggcacgtgagcatcagaactggaccacggagcaatggaagaagctggcctggtctgatgaatcccgagttcaaggtgttgacttggccttcaaattccccagatctcaatccaatcgagcatctgtgggatgtgctggacaaacaagtccgatccatggaggccccacctcgcaacttacaggacgtaaaggatctgctgctaacgtcttggtgccagataccacagcacaccttcagaggtctagtggagtccatgcctcgacgggtcagggctgttttggcggcaaaagggggacctacacaatattaggcaggtggtcataatgttatggctgatcggtgtatatatttaaacaataatcTTTACAATCTCTTTATTAAAGGGGTTTATTTCAAGAGGAGGCCCAAGTCTGAGCACATCCTGCTGCATAGCTCACACAGCAAAGCCACTCTTTCTTTAATTAATAGCCTCTAGGAAAAATAAAACTTCCACAGCGAGTCTGGGTTAAGTACAGGTAGTCCTTAAAGAACTGTAACTCACAAAAGTAGCTTTCAACTGCCTGCAGCAATACTAAGTGCTGATGGTATATTTGATTCATGCTCAATTTTACCAGCCCTTTTTCTGCATAAAACCTATCTGCCCCCagtcagtgtttttttatttatttatttatttatttatttatttatttatttatttatttaaataaaaaacagtggCAAAGGTTTGTTGGTTGAAGtggtaattgtatttgtattcacaTGACACAGACCCTAATTTTGAAGTGCAGTTTGTTGGATTGTAATAGTACTGTTGGATGACCCAGGTGTCGGAGAACTTAAACAAAAGGTCCTTGTGATCTGATCTTCCGGCAATGTGTTGTGATTTACTGAAACATATCTACTTCCTTGGTTCTGCAATGAAAGCTAGAAGTTTTCAACTGTGGAAGTGTTAGCCTTTTCATACTTGAGCAAtgacaaaaccaaaataaatcaaaccaaCAGCAGAAGATTTGAGTTTCTGGGATGTTGACATTATTAAAAGACTTGAATTGAGTtgaatctttaaaataaaataaaaagtaaacagTGCAGCGATCTCATCATTTCCTCTTTCCTTCTTTAGACAGTCTGATGGCCCCTGTCAATGTCACCATCAAATCTCTGAAAGCCAATTCCGCGGTGGTGACATGGGACATCCCGGAGGGAGACATTGTCATCGGCTTTGCCATCTCACAGCAGGTAAGATCGTCCCCTTGCTCCTGGGCTGCTCCCTAAACATCGTGCTGCTCTCCTGCTGTTTCCAATTAGCCTCTGATAGGGATGCAGAAATCGACAGGAAAGCCACTCAAGGGCTTAAAAGAAACTGTCATCTCATACGTCTTTTCTGGAGACACCGttctgttcatttattttttattttttattgtttctcgATGTGCTGGCGACTCCCCCTGGAATAGCGTTTGTCCTGACGACAGGCAGTAGAGCGGTTTTCAGGAAATTACTTCTTGTAGAAACACTCGCACAcctttgttttgttaatgtgtttttttcttccgttgtttgtttttgttcagtatatacagtgagggaaaaaagtatttgatcccctactgattttgtacgtttctgacaaagaaatgatcagtctataatttttatggtagatgtattttaacagtgagagacagaataacagcaaaaaaaatccagaaaaacgcatttgaaaaaagttataaaatgatttgcatgttaatgagggaaataagtagtgctcctaatctcagctcgttacctgtataaaagacacctgtccacagaagcaatcaatcaatcagattccaaactctccaccatggccaagaccaaagagctgtccaaggatgtcagggacaagattgtagacctacacaaggctggaatgggctacaagaccatcgccaagcagcttcgtgagaaggtgacaacagttggtgtgattattcgcaaatggaagaaacacaaactaactgtcagtctccctcggtctggggctccatgtaagatctcacctcgtggagtttcaatgatcatgagaacggtgaggaatcagcccagaactacacaggaggatcttgttaatgatctcaaggcagctgggaccatagtcaccaagaaaacaattggtaacacactacgccgtgaaggactgaaatcctgcagcgcccgcaaggtccccctgctcaagaaaggacatgtagaggcccgtctgaagtttgccaacatctgaatgattcagaggagaactgggtgaaagtgttgttgtcagatgagaccaaaatcgagctctttggcatcaactcaacttgccgtgtttggaggaggaggaatgaccccaagaacaccatccccaccgtcaaacatggaggtggaaacattatgctttgggggtgtttttctgctaaggggacaggacaactgcaccacatcaaagggacgatggacggggccatgtaccatcaaatcttgggtgagaacctccttccctcagccagggcattgaaaatgggtcgtggatgggtattacagaatgacaatgacccaaaacacacagccaaggcaacaaaggagtggctcaagaagaagcacattaaggtcctggagtggcctagccagtctccagaccttaatcccatagaaaatctgtggagggagctgaaggttcgagttgccaaacgtcagcctcgaaaccttaatgacttggagaggatctgcaaagaggagtgggacaaaatccctcctgagatgtgtgcaaacctggtggccaactacaagaaacctctgacctctgtgattgccaacaagggttttgccaccaagtactaagtcgaaggggtcaaatacttatttccctcattaacatgcaaatcaatgtataacttttttgaaatgtgtttttctggatttttttgttgttattctgtctctcactgttaaaatacacctaccaataaaattatagactaatcatttctttgtcagtgggcaaacgtacaaaatcagcaggggatcaaatacttttttccctcactgtatattggaGAAGGGTTGCCCTGATGTCCATTTGTATGAAGTTCACTACATCTGCAAACCACTGGTGCAACTCTGAAATAGCGTGTCTGACACACGCTGTGAGGGACTGCTTTACAGAAGTGGATATATGCCAACATGTTCTTCTACCGGGCATGTAGACATGCATcagaatgagagagagggcaGTTAGTTTCTCTtccacttaaaaagaaaaacaaaatctatgcaTTGAATTATGTGTTACAGAGCTCCCCCCAGACTATAAAACTCAGGATATCTTATCTCCAGGGAAAAGAGCACTTACTTGACACTTGCACACACCACAGGTTCCTTGTGTCCCAGAGTTTACCTCAATATGCCACTTAATCCTAGATAGCCACAGCTGTGGAAGTGCTGATCTCTGCCTATTTCCATTTTTTAGCATAAAGTAAACAATGCAGAGTAACATGCTTAACCACTGATGTAACATAAACCATGTCAcagacatttagtttttttgcaagTTGTAGAGTCAATGCATGAATGTAATCATGACATTCTAGACCACCTTATGAACAACCccatagaagaaaaaaagaagaagaatgaaTTAAGGCAACTGAAACACAGTTAATCCAGCACACTGTTGATAGATAAGCGGACAAGAAACACTCAGGGCCtgatttaattagaataataccAGAGTAGTTGATTCATCTATAACAAACCGCTGAGGAGACAGCCAGGCACTGGTAAGActcatctaaagtttttctaaacaaCATCATATAGAAGAAGATTACTCTCTTTGGTTGCTGGGTAACTACATGATGTCAGTGACGTACCCCGAATTTTATCACAGACTCcttctttgtcttctgttctctaTACGGCCTTAGATGAAAATGTGTAACTAAGaatcacacagacagacaccgtACTGAACCTGGCCTCTCAATAGCAATATACACAGCTGCCAATTGCACATGATTTACACAGTCCTGCTGCAACACTAACACAGAGAATCATATTTGGCATCTAGACGGGGCACTGTCCCGCATCACCGTTAAGCACCTTCACTTGTGCCCCACTGTGTAGGAACCGCCAGGCACACAGGCTGCAGCCGCAGATACACAACGtcagagagtggagaggaggggCAGTGGGTGTACATCTCTATACTTTGTCAGGTTCAGAGAGTCAGGAGATCAGAAAAGAACACACACAGAGCCTAtcttaattaaatcaaaattagatCAAATTGTGCATGAAGGGAGATAGATCACTACACCCGATATGCATGCAGTAATGATAACAATAAAAGACGAACAGTGAAGAGCATTTTGCAGTATTCATTTAGTCATGTCAGAACAGGAAAGTTGAAAATTcagattttacaaaaaaaatgttattcgaCATCAGAAATTCTTAAAAATAGTAATAAACGCTCACGTAACTAGGAGAGCTCATGTGAGAGATGGCCTTGTTTTTGTGTGTCAGAACTGTGCTAATGCACTTAGGGGACCCAGCCTTTCAGAACAGGCTGCAGGGAAGTATGGTTGTTTTGTACTGCCTCTCCCACACAAACTGAACCTTCACAAAGCCCTCCCTCCGCGCAATACAAAACGCCAGTGCTGACATCACCGTTCCCATTGTGCCTTGCAGAAAAAGGACGTGCGAATGCTGAGGTTCATCCAGGAGGTGAACACCACCACTCGCTCCTGTGCGCTGTGGGACCTGGAGGAGGACACAGAGTACATCGTCCACGTCCAGTCCATCAGCATGAGCGGACCCAGCCCCCCGAGCGACCCCGTCCAGTTCAGAACACCCAAGGAAGCTGAGAAGCTGGCCTCCAAGAGCAAAGGTACCAGAGATCATCCATTTTCTCACAGGTGTAGAAGGGTAAGCAATGCAGAATCTGGTATCATTCAGACCCGAGAAGGTGAATGCAGAGTAGGTGGATTCCAAAAGTAGTAGGTGCAGTTGGATGAGGTGAGGTGAATTTTAAGAGGGAAACAAAGTGCCCAACCATAACCCCATAAAGGGGATTCTTCAAGAAAGAGGCTGAGATCCTTGGATCAATAAGCTTCCAGAAACGACACAGAGAAAGACAACCAAAACgatcttctctttttttatgtCCTTTTTTTAACGTTCAAACGCTCAGGACAGGGGGAGGCGACGAAAGACTTGAGAAGATCGATGGCCCTTCTTTAAAGTTATGCACAGTTCAGTGGAATATAAAGACCCAATAAATGGCGAGATTCAGCACTGTCACAGCTGTTAGCCGAATAGAAGAGATATCCCGAAAGGCCGGGAACAGTGTTGTTGTGCGTGGTGCTCGAAAAATCAAGCTTTGTGTTAATGGTATATTtccactattaatttaaataacaataaccTAATATTTCTGTACAAGCTTTCGGAGACCTTAGATACTGAACATATTACATTGGGACATTTTTGAAAATTAGATTACTGAATGGCAAAAGGTCATGGCTAGAGCAGATATACAGGCATCCATTGTTCGATAATAAGGAAATATAAAAGGTCAGCCAGTCAGCATGAGAAGGTTCTGAGGATATTggtcacaggaaaaaaaaaagtgttaaaacaGCATAAGCATTTATACTTTGTAATTATGGGCTACGTGACGTCATTCCCCTCAGAAAGCAAGTGAACAATGTGTTCAGCATTTTGTGGAAGAATACTGATACCTCTGCCATATTCTCATCATTTCCTAGAAAagaagtgtgtgggggggattaAGGCTTCATTTGAAGGAAACAGTGTCATTGCAATTTCACTAGCCGGGACATGATGTACAGTTCTAGGTTCACCCATTTCATAGATACTATTCAACCATCTCACCATTTTAATGTAATTCCTCCTTACCCAGATTCAATCATATTCTTCAAGATAGCTAGCATATGTCATTGTTGTGGTCTTATGTGATGTACAGCAAAACAAGCTTTTTAACTATATATAACTagttatattcatatatataactgCCATCTTGATCAGCTTTGAGAAAACAATCTTCAAGACCACTGTATGTTCttcaatgaaaatgcaatttaaagcaGTGCAAAACTAAAAGAATGTGATAGTTCCCAAAACTAATTACATTTCCTCCATACTGAACTGTCCTGAGTGCATTCcacaaagacaaaaacacaaaacatgatTTATTTCAGACCGCCAAAAGCATTTGCTTTCACTTTCACCTACACAGCC
This is a stretch of genomic DNA from Amia ocellicauda isolate fAmiCal2 chromosome 11, fAmiCal2.hap1, whole genome shotgun sequence. It encodes these proteins:
- the fndc5a gene encoding fibronectin type III domain-containing protein 5, which translates into the protein MENLLLSAALLVISCLGVSRVDADSLMAPVNVTIKSLKANSAVVTWDIPEGDIVIGFAISQQKKDVRMLRFIQEVNTTTRSCALWDLEEDTEYIVHVQSISMSGPSPPSDPVQFRTPKEAEKLASKSKDEVTMQEMGKPTTQLRAGELIIIVVVLIMWAGVIALFCRQYDIIKDNEPNNNKDKAKNSSECSTPEHPTGGLLRSKV